GCGCAGAACTCGCCGACGGTCATCGCGGCGAAGGTCTCGGCCTCGTCGGCGTCGAACCGCACCCCGTACTGGTCCTCCACCCGCATGGCCAGCTCGGCCAGCGCCAGCGACTCCATGTCGATCCCGGCCGGACCCAGGACCGTGTCGTCGCCGAAGCCGTCGGTGTCGTACTTCATCTCCGTCAACGACTCCAGCAGGAACTGGCGGATCTCCGCGGTCATGGCGCACGCTCCACTTCGCCGGCGAGTCCACGAATCTTTTGCCATCGGCCTCGACACCGTCAAGCGCGTCGCTTCGCCACCGGCGCGCGGACTGCGGACTATGGACCGCGATCCGGTCAGGACCCCAGAATGTGCCCCATGGCGCCGGCGACGCTCGACCTCGTGACCCACTCGGGCGCACCGCCGCGCTCGCCCGCCCTCCACCTGCCCGGCGCCGGGGAGATGACCTACGCGGAACTGGCCGGGCTCGTCGACGAGGTGGCGCGGTCGCTGCGCCACGACAACAAGGCGCTGGTGCTGTGCGCCGGGGACCGCGACCTGCCCACGCTCCTGGCCTACCTGGCGGCGCTGCGCCTCGGCCACGCGGTCGCGTTCCTGCCCGCGTCCGCGGAGGTCCTCGCCGCGTACCGACCGGAGTTCGTCGTCCCGGCCCCCGGCGCCGGGCCGGACCCGACCGGGTCCGGCTACCGACTCATAGGCGAATCACCATGCGGTACAAAGATCTTCCGACGCCACAGCGGCCATCCGGCCGATGACGTCGATGAGCAGACGGCCCTGCTGCTGGCCACCTCCGGCACCACGGGCAGCCCCAAGGCGGTGCGGCTGTCGTACGCCGGGGTGGCCGACAACGCCGACGCCGTGATCGAGGTCCTGGGCATCACCGCGGCCGAACGCG
This portion of the Saccharothrix syringae genome encodes:
- a CDS encoding acyl carrier protein, giving the protein MTAEIRQFLLESLTEMKYDTDGFGDDTVLGPAGIDMESLALAELAMRVEDQYGVRFDADEAETFAAMTVGEFCAAVAQRVRTTSAT